The following proteins are co-located in the Poecile atricapillus isolate bPoeAtr1 chromosome 2, bPoeAtr1.hap1, whole genome shotgun sequence genome:
- the CLDN12 gene encoding claudin-12 produces MGCRDVHAATVLAFLSGTASVAGLLAAVLLPNWRQMRLYTYNKNERNVTVYTGLWIKCARFDGSRDCVIYDPQWYTAVDQLDLRVLQFALPLSMFTAVSALFLCMIGMCNTAFVSSVPNVKLAKCLVNSAGCHLVAGLLFLLACAICLTPSIWVIFYNNYLNRKYEPIFSFDISVFIAIASAGGLFFTSILLFLWYCACKSLPSPFWQPLYSHAPSMHSYASQPYSARSRLSGVEIDIPVVTHSS; encoded by the coding sequence ATGGGCTGCCGGGATGTTCACGCAGCGACCGTACTGGCCTTCCTCAGTGGAACAGCCTCAGTAGCTGGGCTCCTTGCAGCAGTTCTGCTTCCAAACTGGAGGCAAATGAGACTGTACACATACAACAAGAATGAGAGGAATGTGACGGTTTACACTGGACTCTGGATTAAGTGTGCGCGCTTTGATGGGAGCAGAGACTGTGTGATCTATGACCCACAGTGGTACACGGCTGTCGATCAGCTGGATTTGCGTGTTCTTCAGTTTGCCCTTCCTCTGAGTATGTTTACTGCTGTCTCAGCTCTGTTCCTCTGCATGATTGGCATGTGTAACACAGCCTTTGTGTCCAGCGTGCCAAACGTCAAACTGGCCAAGTGCCTGGTAAACAGTGCGGGCTGCCATCTCGTGGCTGGCCTCCTGTTCCTGCTTGCCTGTGCCATTTGTCTCACTCCGTCCATCTGGGTAATTTTTTACAACAATTACCTGAACAGAAAATATGAGCCTATCTTCAGCTTTGACATCTCTGTATTTATTGCCATTGCCAGTGCTGGCGGTCTGTTTTTCACTTCCATTTTGCTGTTCCTGTGGTACTGTGCATGCAAAAgcctcccttctcctttctgGCAGCCTCTGTATTCCCACGCCCCCAGCATGCACAGCTATGCCTCTCAGCCCTACTCCGCACGTTCTCGCCTCTCTGGTGTAGAAATTGACATTCCTGTTGTGACACATTCATCTTAA